TAGCAGAAAAACAGGAATTGGTTCGTAATAACGGTGCTGAAGTTTCCTCCCTTGACCCGCATAAAATCGAAGGCGTACCGGAATCCAACGTGTCGCGCGATCTGCTGGAAGGGTTGGTTATTTCCGATGTTAACGGTAAAACCAGTCCCGGCGTAGCAGAAAGCTGGGATAATAAAGATTTTAAAGTGTGGACGTTCCACCTGCGTAAAGATGCCAAATGGTCCAACGGTGAGCCGGTTACCGCACAAGATTTCGTCTATAGCTGGCAACGTCTGGCTGATCCAAAGACAGCATCGCCTTACGCCAGCTATCTGCAATATGGTCATCTGCTGAATATCGATGACATCATCGCCGGCAAGAAATCTCCGGATACGCTGGGCGTGAAAGCGATCGACGATCATACTTTTGAGGTTACGCTTTCTGAAGCGGTGCCTTACTTCTATAAGCTGCCTGTTTACGTAGCCATGTCACCGGTGAATAAAGCGGCAATCGAAAAATTCGGTGAAAAATGGACGCAGCCGCAAAACTGGGTCGGCAACGGTGCCTACAAGCTGAAAAGCTGGGTCGTAAACGAAAAAATGGTGCTGGAACGTAACCCTCAATATTGGGATAACGCCCACACCGTGATTAATCAGGTGACGTATCTGCCGATTGCGTCTGAAGTAACGGACGTTAACCGCTACCGCAGCGGTGAAATCGACATGACGTACAACAACCTGCCCATCGAACTCTTCCAAAAGCTGAAGAAAGAAATCCCGGATGAAGTGAAGGTTAACCCGTACCTGTGCACCTATTATTATGAAGTGAACAACCAGAAGCCGCCGTTTAACGATGTACGCGTTCGTACCGCGCTGCGTCTGGGTCTGAGCCAGGATAT
The nucleotide sequence above comes from Pectobacterium brasiliense. Encoded proteins:
- the oppA gene encoding oligopeptide ABC transporter substrate-binding protein OppA, which gives rise to MTHITTKKRVAAAIIAALSSTMAVSAFAATVPAGVQLAEKQELVRNNGAEVSSLDPHKIEGVPESNVSRDLLEGLVISDVNGKTSPGVAESWDNKDFKVWTFHLRKDAKWSNGEPVTAQDFVYSWQRLADPKTASPYASYLQYGHLLNIDDIIAGKKSPDTLGVKAIDDHTFEVTLSEAVPYFYKLPVYVAMSPVNKAAIEKFGEKWTQPQNWVGNGAYKLKSWVVNEKMVLERNPQYWDNAHTVINQVTYLPIASEVTDVNRYRSGEIDMTYNNLPIELFQKLKKEIPDEVKVNPYLCTYYYEVNNQKPPFNDVRVRTALRLGLSQDILTNKVKNQGDIPAYGFVPPYIDGLKASVPEWFTWPQAKRNEEAKKLLAEAGYTADKPLTLSLLYNTSDLHKKMAIAAASIWKQNIGVDVKLENQEWKTFLSTRHQGTYDVARAGWCADYNEPSTFLNSMLSDSSSNTSHYKSKEFDALVAKSLQVKTDEERAAIYQQAESQLDKDAVTIPVYYYANTRLVKPYVGGLTGKDPQDNVYVKDLYIIKH